From Malaya genurostris strain Urasoe2022 chromosome 2, Malgen_1.1, whole genome shotgun sequence:
tgtcactttcgtcccaaaagacatgaatccaccaaattgcccacaacttcgaccaattgaggaattttgggcattaacaaagccacatcttaggaaacatgtctcggcagccgaaactattcaacagttcggaaaagattggaaaaaagtgtcaaaatttgtcgccaagaaatCGGAATTtagtgaggaacgttcgcaagaaggtgcgccagctagtctacaatggctgaggagcaaatgtttagaataatattctgttgttgtagtgtaatattatcagcatatctaataaaatttgaatatctaacacttgtgaattattcacaGCGAAATCAATGTGCGTCTAtagtttctgggacagtctttacttttTTGCCGAATAATTCCGAGAACGGGAAACGAATCATTAGACTTTACATACTCCGATTCAGATGAAACCTTGGGCACATCAGTTGTAAgctaaaccatttgttttgcacggaaCAAGAATTTGGAATTCGACTCAAGGCTAGTTTTTGAACAGTAGTATCAATTGCATGTTCTGATTCTCGAGTCTTGAAACGTCGAATATATGCCATTGTACTTCGAATATGTAATATGATTTACGGTGAACATTTACAACATAGTTCAAAGGGTGAACCTCATCGATTTTATTGCCTCGTTATAACATAGTTATGTTCCATTGATTTGGATGTAATTTTTTTATACATGTTCTTATAAAATGATTTGATTGTAAAATAATTAGCCATGAAACGGATTTCCCCGATTGTCTCGTTAGTATCTCATTTCGCCTTATTTAATTCACTAACGGTGGTAATATATAATGCGGAAGTTGTAACTCTGATGCTTAATTGCTTTCCGTCAGTCGAATCAGCATCTTGGCTTCCTGCAAGCACTCATGCGAATTGTTGAAATAGTACCATGACATGGTTTTCAGTACTCTGCCTTTCATATACATGCCGTTCATATTCCTAAGTGTAAAGTAAATGATTGAAATCAGTTAATCTTCTCAAACCTATCACAATATTCTTATCTTACGCCtcgaaacaatttttatgccacCATCCACTGGAATGGGTTTGAGCGCAGTTTCCATCTCCAACGTCGTTATCCCGATCCACAGTGGAAAACATCATGCCATTGATTGCACTTAAACTATCCTTAGCCTCGCCACTCACGAACCGACCGAGATTAAGTTTATACTGTTCGAATTCACTGGCAACTGAAAAGTGACCATAAAGAGCACTTTtagatgttccattgaaatcCTTCAAAACTACCAGCAACTCATAGTTTCCTATACGAGTTATTTGATGCATCTTTTCCAGTCCCAACCAATATTCTCCTTGCAAGTTTCCGAATCCCTGTCGATATTCGGCCCAGTTGCGGTTGAAATTAAGACTGCCATCATATCGCCGATGAATCACCGTCCATCCTCCGTCACTCACGTTGTTATCACAGTACACAAGAAATGGTGGCACTATCGAGAGCTCCGGATTGATTCTATAAACTCCACTGACATTggtgttggtgtccttgcacgaGGATACAAAGGTTGCATCGAATGTCCTATTTGTGAACCGGTGATCACTTTTCCCAGAAATAACTCGCGAAAGtttatcattaaatttttgaagatccTGCTCAAGTTGATCGAATTGTCCGAGAAGTAACTCGTAACCAAATCCCTGTGCATTTTGTGTCGAGCTTAGAGTTAAAGCTGCGAGTAGCAGCAGAATCCTTTTCATCGTGACTACTCGGTTCGGTCCGATTTCTGGATTTATAATCCTACCTTATTCTTGTTTAtttattacaaaataataacatGCACCTTGGGTTTTTTTTCTATACATTTCACAATGATGCATAATTAGAAATTCCGGTGTTGATGTTTGATATACAGTTCCAATGGTGTGGCAGCTTTTGACTCAACGAACCCATGTCCATGGTAGTCTGTATCAGTGCTATTCGTAACCTACTTCTGGAGCCCCCGTATTTAAGAAGCTGATAAGATGATTGCGTAGTCGCGAATGTTCAGTTGATAACGAgtcaaacattattttattgTTATGTATGCGAGCAGTGTGGGAAATCGGTTCATCTACTAAACTGAATAATTTTTTCACTCTCTTTCTTTTGTGATGTTGATTGGCAGTAATTCTAAAAACCTGTTGTTTGTtccacctagtgctgtaatgatgcctttcttatatcaatca
This genomic window contains:
- the LOC131431331 gene encoding angiopoietin-related protein 2-like; amino-acid sequence: MKRILLLLAALTLSSTQNAQGFGYELLLGQFDQLEQDLQKFNDKLSRVISGKSDHRFTNRTFDATFVSSCKDTNTNVSGVYRINPELSIVPPFLVYCDNNVSDGGWTVIHRRYDGSLNFNRNWAEYRQGFGNLQGEYWLGLEKMHQITRIGNYELLVVLKDFNGTSKSALYGHFSVASEFEQYKLNLGRFVSGEAKDSLSAINGMMFSTVDRDNDVGDGNCAQTHSSGWWHKNCFEANMNGMYMKGRVLKTMSWYYFNNSHECLQEAKMLIRLTESN